The Cloacibacterium caeni region GCCCATCATGCCTGCCAATTTTTATGTAGGATTTGATGTTAATTTTTAAACAAATAAAAAAGGATTTCAAAATTTTGAAATCCTTTTTCTTTTATATCAATTACTAAGCATTTAGCCACACTGAAGATGAAAGATACTTTTCGTCTGGATAATAAATAAATATTACGTTTTTATCTTTAATCGTATTGATAATTGGTTTTGCTAGCGCTGTGGGAACAGCTGGACAACCCCAACTTCTACCAATTCTACGCTGAGATTTTATAAAATCTTCGCTCACGTAATCTGCTCCATGCATCACTATTGCTCGTTGTAAAGCTCTGTCATTAAAACCTTTATCCATTCCGTGAAGCTTTAGTGAAAAACCATTACTTCCGTTATAAGTAGATTCTGTAACGTAAAAACCAAGGCTACTTTGAAGAGAACTTTCTGTATTCGAAAATTTTCTGGCAAATTCTTCACCTGTGTTTTTTCCGTGGGCTACCAGAGAATTAAACAATATTTTTTTATCATTTAAATCGATTACCCAAAGTCTTTTTTGAGTAGACGAAAGTGAAAAATCACAAACAGTTAAAAGATGACTGTCTTCATCTATTTTCCCAGCTTTTTTTAAATTATTGAAACCTAAAATTGCTTTTTCAAAAACATTTAATTCGAGTTTATTAGAGTTATTGAATTCTATAGCATGGTATAAAGTTTCAGCTTCGCTAAGTTCTGTTGCTTTAACAGAATTATTTTCAATTTTAGTTGATAAGGATTTTTTTGAATGAGCTTCTGCGTTTGTTTTTTTATAAAATGACATGGCAATCATCAAAATTGCCGTGAGTAATAATAGTAATTTCTTCATCGATTTTGGTTTTGGTATTTTTAGTCGGGCAAAAATACAAAACACTATAAACCAACAAATTAAATTAAAATTAATTAACTTTTATTTAACTCTATTTAACATAATATAAAGAAACTGGAATTATAGAAATTCTATTTTTTCTCAGAATCTCTCTGAAAATCTAGACTCACCGAATTCATACAATAGCGCATTCCTGTAGGTTCTGGACCGTCATTAAAAACATGACCAAGATGCGAATCACAACGCTTGCACAACACTTCTATTCTTTCCATTCCGTGAGAAGAATCTCTCTTGTAAGAAACGCCTTCTTTATCTGCTTCGAAGAAACTTGGCCAGCCACAAGTTGACGCAAACTTAGAAGAACTTCTGAATAAATGATTTCCGCAAACTGCACAATAATATTCTCCTATTTCATCGAAATCATTGTATTTTCCTGTAAAAGGACGTTCTGTATCTGCTTCTCTCGCTACATAATATAAATCTGTAGGAAGAATTTTCTTCCATTCTGCATTAGAAACATTCAGTTTCGTTTTATCTGTTCTAGAATAATATGGGTTGTTTTTTGATGAAGTATTTTCCATAGATTTTGGTTTTTGTATTTGTGAACAACTTTGCAGAAATAACAAGCAAAATAATATTTTTAAAATTTTATTCATATGAAAATCCTTGATTTTCGGAAAACTAAATTTCCTTGATACCTTAACGTATTCTTAATGTTAAAATTTTACCATTAAATTTTAATTAAGAAATTAAGTTCATTAAATTAAACTCTTGGTTTGTTGTTATTTTAATTTTATAATAAAGTTTGGTAAAAATAGAAAGAAAACAATTTTTAGGATTCGTATCTTTATAAAAAATTTCGATAATCATTATTGAGATGAATGAAGAAATAAAAAAACGCCAACTCAGAAATCATAAAATGCTCGCAACAGGACTTTTTGTTTTGATGACTTGTATTTTTTTGACGATGACTTATCTTCAGAAGTATCAAAATTTCGGACATTGGATAGGTTATGTAAAAGCCTTTTCTGAAGCAGCAATGGTGGGAGCTTTGGCAGATTGGTTTGCCGTGACAGCACTTTTTCACCATCCACTTGGATTAAAAATTCCGCACACCAATTTAATTGAACAATCCAAAGAAAGAATCGGGGATAATCTGGGAAATTTCGTGGTTACTAATTTTCTTTCGCCGCAAAATATTAGACCTTACATACAGAATTTGAAGGTTTCTCATTTCATTGGAGAATGGCTTCAAAAAGAGAAAAATTCGAATATTTTGGTTAAAAATTTATCAGAAATTGTGCTAGATATTCTTCAAAAATTAGAAGATGACGCTGTGGTAAATTTCATCAGCAAAAAAGCAAAAGAAATGACAGGAGATGTTAAAATCAACCAAATTTTAGGAAATGGAATGGAATATCTTCTCAAGAAAAATGACCATCAAAAACTCATTACCAGCCTTTCTGCGCAAATCAAAAACTATATTCTAGAACACCACGAAATGGTGAGACAACGAGTGAAAAAAGAGAGTTTCACCCTTATTCCGAGTTTTGTAGATGATAAAATCGCAGAGAAAATCACTTCTGGACTTTCTAAATATTTTGAGGAAGTAGAGCAAGACCCAAACCACGCTTTGAGAAAAGAAATCACTCAAAAATTATTCGATTTTTCTTCTGAAATCAAAATCAATCCTCAATACGAACAAGAACTCAATGCAATAAAAGATGATTTTCTACAACCAGAAAAAATTCATCAATATTCTCATGATATTTGGGTTTCTTTGAAAAAAACATTGACGGAAGAATTGACCCAAGAACATACTTCGCTCAAAAATTACCTTCACAAAAATATTACGGAATTTTCGGAAAGCCTAAGAACAGACGAAAAACTACAGCATAAAATTGACCATTGGGTAAGAGTTACTGCTTATAAATACATCTTGCGAAACACCAATAAATTTGGGGATTTAATTGCAGATACCGTAGGAAACTGGCAAGGAAAAGAACTCTCCGAAAAGCTGGAATTAGAAGTTGGGAAAGACTTACAATTTATTAGAATTAACGGGACTTTGGTTGGTGGATTGGTGGGTTTATTGATTTATAGTATTGCGCAGTTGATTTAGACTTGCTAAATTAGAGCAATCAAAACTATTATTCATGAGAAAACTATTTACAGTAATTACTTTAGTCCTTTTTCAATTTATTTTTTCGCAAGAAAACACTTCTACGAATCAACCTTCTAAAATTTCACTTTCTGAAAATGGAAATTTCTTTATTTATGACAATCAAGCTTATGGTTTAAAACATTACAACATTATTTTTAAAAATGAAGACGCGAAAAGCATTTTAGCAAATGCTAGAGCAAATAAATCTATAGGAAATGTTCTGGGATTCACGGGTGGATTTTTAATGGGATTTGGCTTTATCATGGGAATTTCGGGAAGCAATGACCCAAACATAGACCAAGATTCTTATAAAAATGCTGGTTGGAGTGTTTTCGGTGTAGGAGCTGGGGTCGCTTTACTATCACTTCCTTTCTCACTCAGTGTAAAATCAAAATTGAGAAAAGCAGTGGATATAGAAAATGGTCAAAAAACCGCTTTTAATCCCTATTTTAAATTTCAAACTACAGGAAATGGAATTGCCTTAAGTTATTATTTTTAAATTAAAAAAACAGAGCTAAAGACTCTGTTTTTTTTATGATCCCTCTAAAATTCGTTTATTAATTTCATTCATCAATCCTGGACCTTCGTAAATAAATCCTGTGTAAATCTGCACCAAACTAGCTCCTGCTTCTAATTTTTCGATGGCATCTTCTGCACTGTGAATTCCGCCAACTCCGATGATTGGGAAAGATTTGTTGGATTTTTTGGAAAGATATCTGATAACTTCTGTACTTTTTTCACGAATAGGTTTCCCTGAAAGTCCGCCGTTTCCAATATTTTCCAAAGTTTCTTTAGAGGCTTTAAGGTTTTCTCTTGAAACCGAAGTGTTGGTGGCAATAATTCCATCAATTTTGGTTTGGGCAACCAATTCTACGATTTCATCGAGTTGAATTTTATTGAGATCTGGAGCTATTTTCAGAAGAACAGGCTTTGGATGAGCATATTCAGCATTCACTTTCTGAATTTCTGTAATCAGTTCCTTTAAATATTCTGCGTCTTCCAATTTGGCGTGACTGGAAACATTTGGGCAACTCACATTCAGAACAAAATAATCTACAAAATCGTGCAAACCTCGGAAACATTCTACATAATCTGCGGTGTAATTTTCGGGTAAAGTGTTTGTGTTTTTACCAATATTTCCACCGATGATTACTTTATGAGGTGATTTTTTAAGATTCTCTACAATTTTTGCTAAACCTTCATTATTAAAGCCCATTCTATTGATAATCCCGCCGTCTTCTATCAATCTGAAAAGACGTTTTTTCGGATTACCAGATTGTGCTTTTGGTGTTACGGTTCCTATTTCTACAAATCCGAATCCTAAATCTGCTAATTCATTAAACAGCACTGCATTTTTGTCAAAACCAGCAGCTAAACCTACTGGATTTTTGAATTTCAAGCCGAATAATTCTCGTTCGAGACGTTTGTCTTCAATGGGTTTTGGGAAAAATAATTTGGTTAAAAAACCTAAGTTTTTAAGGATAAAAAAGGTAAAATGATGGACTTTTTCAGGATCAAATTTGAAAAAAATCGGACGAAGAAATGATTTGTACATTTTTGAAAAAA contains the following coding sequences:
- a CDS encoding murein L,D-transpeptidase catalytic domain family protein; protein product: MKKLLLLLTAILMIAMSFYKKTNAEAHSKKSLSTKIENNSVKATELSEAETLYHAIEFNNSNKLELNVFEKAILGFNNLKKAGKIDEDSHLLTVCDFSLSSTQKRLWVIDLNDKKILFNSLVAHGKNTGEEFARKFSNTESSLQSSLGFYVTESTYNGSNGFSLKLHGMDKGFNDRALQRAIVMHGADYVSEDFIKSQRRIGRSWGCPAVPTALAKPIINTIKDKNVIFIYYPDEKYLSSSVWLNA
- the msrB gene encoding peptide-methionine (R)-S-oxide reductase MsrB encodes the protein MENTSSKNNPYYSRTDKTKLNVSNAEWKKILPTDLYYVAREADTERPFTGKYNDFDEIGEYYCAVCGNHLFRSSSKFASTCGWPSFFEADKEGVSYKRDSSHGMERIEVLCKRCDSHLGHVFNDGPEPTGMRYCMNSVSLDFQRDSEKK
- a CDS encoding DUF445 domain-containing protein, producing the protein MNEEIKKRQLRNHKMLATGLFVLMTCIFLTMTYLQKYQNFGHWIGYVKAFSEAAMVGALADWFAVTALFHHPLGLKIPHTNLIEQSKERIGDNLGNFVVTNFLSPQNIRPYIQNLKVSHFIGEWLQKEKNSNILVKNLSEIVLDILQKLEDDAVVNFISKKAKEMTGDVKINQILGNGMEYLLKKNDHQKLITSLSAQIKNYILEHHEMVRQRVKKESFTLIPSFVDDKIAEKITSGLSKYFEEVEQDPNHALRKEITQKLFDFSSEIKINPQYEQELNAIKDDFLQPEKIHQYSHDIWVSLKKTLTEELTQEHTSLKNYLHKNITEFSESLRTDEKLQHKIDHWVRVTAYKYILRNTNKFGDLIADTVGNWQGKELSEKLELEVGKDLQFIRINGTLVGGLVGLLIYSIAQLI
- a CDS encoding quinone-dependent dihydroorotate dehydrogenase; protein product: MYKSFLRPIFFKFDPEKVHHFTFFILKNLGFLTKLFFPKPIEDKRLERELFGLKFKNPVGLAAGFDKNAVLFNELADLGFGFVEIGTVTPKAQSGNPKKRLFRLIEDGGIINRMGFNNEGLAKIVENLKKSPHKVIIGGNIGKNTNTLPENYTADYVECFRGLHDFVDYFVLNVSCPNVSSHAKLEDAEYLKELITEIQKVNAEYAHPKPVLLKIAPDLNKIQLDEIVELVAQTKIDGIIATNTSVSRENLKASKETLENIGNGGLSGKPIREKSTEVIRYLSKKSNKSFPIIGVGGIHSAEDAIEKLEAGASLVQIYTGFIYEGPGLMNEINKRILEGS